The following is a genomic window from Halichoerus grypus chromosome 5, mHalGry1.hap1.1, whole genome shotgun sequence.
aacagacgaatggatcaacaaaatgtgtttataggggcacctggatggcacagtcggtgagcatctgactcttggttttggctcaggtcatgatctcagggtcctgggatcgagccccacgtggggctctgtgctcagcatggaatctgcttgtccctggccctctgctcctccccctgctcgttctctctctctctctcactgtcttgcTCTTTCACTCCATGTATCTCTGAAGTGAATAAATAGAAcgttttaaaaaatgggtttatatatctatacaatgcaatattatttagccataaaaaggaatgaaatactggggtgcctggctggctcagtcagtggagcaggtgactctttttttttttctttttcaagtttttatgcaattccggttagttaacatacagtgtaatgttagtttcaggtgtagagtttagtgattcatcacttacatacaacacctggtgctcatcacaagtgccgtccttaatccccatcacctatttcacccattgccACCTCCCCCTCAagatgcttgatctcagggtagtgagttcaagccccatatttgGGTGTGGCacgtacttaaaaaaaaaaaggaacgaaGTACCGATATAGGGCCACAAcccagatgaaccttgaagacttACTACTACTGagagaagccagactcaaaaggcctcatatcgtatgattccattttcatgaaatagccagaataagtaaatccatagagacagaaagcagattagtggtggCCATGGGCTGGAGGGAGGTGGCCACAGAGAgattgcttaatgggtatggggtttttGTCTGAGGCAATGAAAAAGTTCCTGAATGAATAGTGATTGTTGCCTAACACTGTacatgtacttaatgccactgaattgtacactttaaaatggttaaggtggtaaattttatgttatgtgtattttaccacattttaaaaaaatgtaatttgaggctcagagaatttaagtgaCTTACCTACATTTACAGCTGACATGTAGTGGAGCTGTGTTCTAATCCCAGTCATCTGGCGCCATggatcatgttttttaaaaaaaattacagtgaagggcgcctgggtggctcagttggttaagcgactgccttcggctcaggtcatgatcctggagtcccgggatcgagtcccacatcgggctccctgctcggcagggggtctgcttctccctctgaccctcttcccgctcgtgctctctgtttctcattctctctctctcaaataaataaataaaatctttaaaaaaaaaaaaaattacagtgaaaAACTTTATTTGGGGTCATTTAAGAAATTTAGATACATAAATAACCTAAGCTGAAAATATCAGTATTCTAAGATATCATTGGTGAAGCACATATTGGTGACACAAACACTAGATCTAATCTTCACAATGACTTTGAAAGTTTCGCATTatttagtttgtgtgtgtgtgtgaaatatacagaacttaaaatttaccattttaaccatttttaagtgtacagctcagtggcattaacTACATGACATTGTTGTGAAACTctcactaccatccatctccagaacttttttgtcTTCCTAAACTGAATTTTTGCACTCATTAAATACACAACTCCCCATTTTCcgccattcccccaccccctggcaaccactattctgttTATGATACCAGGCCCAGAGGCATTGCCTGGGGTtgcagagaaaaataagataaggCCATGCCCCCCGGTCTGTGTTTTTGTCCTCTAGTGACCTTGCCACTAGCTCTTCTTCACTGAGTCAGAGAAGTCCAGCTGCAAGACAAGAGTTCTGTTGAAGCAGGCCGAGGGGATGCCTGTGcgtggggagcaggagaaggaagtCAGTGAATGAATTATGGTTGAGatgaaagatggaggaagagattTCAACAGGAAAGTCTGTTGGGAATGTTGAAGATGAGAAGAATTGGGAATATAATCATTGCCTTCTTTTTACTTCAGGTAATTCTGAGGAGTACGTGAGATTTTGCAGTGGAGATATGCTTTGAAATGCCAAGGGTGCTCTGCATATGTGCTGTGCATACGTGGTGCTCTCACATCACTCCGGAAGTGGATTTGTTTGAAGGGCATAACTCAGGAGATCAGTTTCAATGGGGCATGCAGATGACTAGCTGGTTAGGGTATCGATTCCTCCTTCAAGACATTGGGCCACAAGGTGGAGGGCAGAAATAGTACAGTAGTTGAGATGTTAGGATCAGGTAAAGGTGTCATAGATATggctttattagttttttaaaaaattaaaatagtaatacatactttaaaaaatcaaataagggtgcctggctggctcagttggtagagtgtgtcacttttttttttttaaagatttttttttttatttattcatttgagacagagagatacagagagagagcatgagtagggggagagacagaggcagagggagaagcagactccctgctgagccgggagcccgacgtggggcttgatcccaggacctggagatcacgacccgagctgaagtcagttgcttaaccatctgagccacccaggcgccccagagtgtgtcactcttgatcttggggttgtaagttcaagatCCACAtcagatgtagagattacttaaaaacaaacaaacaaaaaaaccaaatataaaCAGAGGTGGATTTTCTCTGAAGCTAATAAAGCTTAAACTTCAGGTCTGTCACTTGCATGGGCTCCTTCAAAGGCTGTGAATCCACTTttgcaatttttatattttgtaattttaattttatattatttttcccaaagaaaacccCCCCAAATTGTTTACACTTCAGGCTCCACAATAGAGGGCAAAAATCTAGTGAATCCCACCATGCAGATAATGATAATTCTCCACATTTCTTCCTGTATGTGTATCAGTACATTACTTTTTACAAAAATTGGATTTTACTCTATGTACTATTTtgcaacattatttttattatttttttcccttcatttttgagGCCCCCCCAACTTTGACCACAGAAACATGTGAATGATTTAAGTAGTTTAACCAGGAGTAAAAAGTAACAGAACCAGACCAACAGGAGAAGGCTAGAACATGGCAGAGGGCATGGCACGGGGAAAGGAAAGAGTATGTGGATCAGTCCTCACTGTTACAGACATGCTGCCTTGGTGTCTTATGCACCTGCTTGGTGTCCTCTATCACAGTGTAATGATATAATTATCTGTATGATTTTAATTGACCTCTGTCTCTTCCATTACGTTGTAAACACTTTGGGGTAGATGGTagcctgatacatagtaggtgttccgtagatatttactgaataaatgctTGAATAATTGAATGTTGAGGATTGAGTTCAAGGAAATACTTGATGTGGAAATTAGTAGGAACTCTGCCAAGAGCTTCAGATGTCCAAGAGTTGCTGGGAAGATGTATTTCAGGAAGGGTATTGACCTTGTGCCTGGAGAACCAGTAAGGAATGGCCTTCCTAACTCAAGTGTGCTACAGAATGGGCAGTGCTGGTATTTTAGAAAGGACACTGGCAATTTAGAGAAGGTGTAGGTTTTAATCttttgggggggcagggtgggtagCTCAGTTTTTTATCTATAAATGGGACTACAAATCCCTACCTTCTGGGGTTATTATGGAAGTCCAATGAGTCAATAGATGTGAAAACCCCCAGCTTTGTTCCTGATACACAGTAGATGCCcagtaaattatttttgattctgAATCAGAAATCAGAGACCTATGTTTGGCCTTTGAGTAGAAGCAAGATGAAACTGAGAAGGGAGAGACTGTTTACTCTAGCTGGACAAGACTGGATTCAATTGTGCAGTGTGCATGGTTTAAGCTCTGAGATGCATCACCTCACGACAAAGCCATCTCTTACACTGATGGTTGACTTGACAGTTagtggcagaggggaaggaaagggtaTACAAGGCAGTTTCTTATTCCAAGGCTCTAGTCCACCCTTTAGGTGGTGGCAATAGATGAAACCAGAAGTGATCCCTGGGGGTCTTCTCCTTCATTTGGGGAGACCCTAGCATTTTGTCATAATTGTACACAGATGAGAGTATGGATATTATGAGTATTTGGGTACCAGATCTTCAATTGCCTTCTATTAATATACAGGAAAGGCCTTGGAAACCAATGGTTATACAGAGAGCCCAGGAAAAGAGCCATGACCCAAGGACTATAGGgttatctatttttccttgaCATTCATGGCCCTTTCAGGTGGAGGGAGGACCCAGGACAATGGCTGCTGATCGTGATTTGGAGATGGAGGATATGAATCTGAATATGGACAGAGACATGAAAGGGGAgctggaagaagagaaggaaatgagagaggaCAGGGGAGGTAAAGATCCCCTCAAGAATAAAAAGGTCCACAGGATTGTCTCAAAATGGATGCTTCCTGAAAAGGTTCGAAGAGCATACCTGGAGAGAGCTAactgcctcccaccccctgtGTTCATCATCTCCATCAGCCTTGCCGAGGTGAGTATGTTGGGTGGTGGGCACTAGAGCAAGTACCACTGGGGAACTGCAGAAAGactggggggaaggagagggggcttCGATCACATCTAGAGAAGAGACTGGATAACATGCAGGAAGAGAGCTTGGTGGTGGCAAGTTCAGCACACACAGAACTCAACCTCACCCTCTCTGGAGCCCCCTTAGGTCTTTCATATGGTCACAGTCACTTTCAGCCAAGGGTTGAGTTTTTTCAAGCAAGTCCCCTGCCCAGCAGTGACTACAATTTTCAGTGGCTTCATTTAATTTTAGTTGCTGGGGCTGTAGAAACCAAATAATCTTGGGGTCACAAATTGGTTTGATCTCATGAACCGACTTAGATTGATTGGTAAGGTCTTTTTGTGGAGCCAACACAGAAGCCTAACCAGAAGAGCTATAGGCTCCCTCCAGATTTcagtagggaaaaaaatgggaTCCCCTACTGATGTCTACTGTGGGCAGCATGTAGTGTGTTTTTAGACTCTGATCTTGTCAGcccttttattttccagaaaaagagtacaaggcccagagaggtggaatgacttgcccaaggtcacatttAGTGGCTGCGCCAGGACTGGGCTTCTCCTAAGCCTCATTGCACCTGCCATGATGTCTCATAAAAGAATTGGCAGGGGATGGGTATGTGTGGGGTGTGACTTCAGGGACATTAGGAAGTCTCTAATGTAATCCTCTTAATTCCCACGGatgtctcagttttcttaacAAGGACTGTATTAGGgttctttagaaaaatagaaCCAATGGGGTGtgtacatacacaaacacatattaTCTATCTActatctttctatcatctatctatcatctatctatctatctgtcatctatctatatctatccatccatccgcCTACCTACACAtgccatccatccgtccatccatccatccatccatccacctacctacACATGTATATTGAGAGAGAGGTtgattttaaggaactggctcataTCATTATGGAAAATAGGCAAGTTCAAAATCTAGGGTAGGCCAGCAGACTGGAGACCTAGGTGTAAGTGTTACAGTTGGGAGTCCAGAGGCAGTCATACCGGCAGAATTCCCTTTCCCTCAGATGAGGTCAGTCTGTTCTATTAAGGCTTTCAGCTGATATGATGTGATCCCAtgttatggagggtaatctgctttattcaaagtctaTTGATTTAAACTTtgatctcatctaaaaaatatcttcacagaaacatccagaatgatGTTTGATCAAATTCTTGGCACATTCAtatagccaagttgacacataacattaaCCAGCATAGGGACCTAGCCTCTTATGGCTCAGATAAAGAAAAGGCTAATGTATCAACGTTTCTGGCACACTCTATCATGTTATCCTTCCAGCCTATGGATTGGCGGGCCTACCCATGGTCCAATCAGGTGTGTGAGTGCTTGGCGAGTGTGGGAATTGGGGAATAATAGGATAAGGTCACGATACCAGATATGACTGCCGTAGCCCGTACTGTGGAGAAGGCAGTTTTCTATAGAAGGGTCGTGGAGCGGGTGCTGAGATACCTATTCTCTCACAGAAAGATCcgtttttcaaataaaagtttttggaataaacttttcattttggattaattttagctttatagaaaagttgcaaagatagtacagagagttcctgtatACGTCTCACTTAATTTCTCCCATTACTAATACCTTATATTTCCatagtacatttgtcaaaacaaagaaactgacaCTGGTATACTACTATTAACTAAACTGCGGGCTtcatttggaggttttttttaaaattttttttaaagattttatttatttatttgacagagagagacagcgagagaggaaacacgaacagggggagtgggagagggagaagcaggcttcccgctgagcagggagcccgatgcggggctcgatcccaggaccctgggatcatgacctgagccgaaggcagacgcttaatgactgagccacccaggcatcctcatttggagtttttaatatgtatttctacCAGCTTTCCCATTAatgtcctctttctttcccttctgtccCCTCCAACCCCAAGTATCGCATTCCATTTAGTTGCTGTGGCTCCCCAGTGTCCTCTcatctgtgacagtttctcagtctgTCTTTGTTCTTCATGACTTTGGTAGTCTTGAGGCGTATGGGCCAGGTTTCTGTAGACGATCCCCCAACCTGGGCTTGTCGATGTTTTCCTCATTGATTAGATCAGagttatgggttttggggaggaacACACAGAGGCGAAGTGCCTTTCTCCTCATGTCACATCGGGGAGTACGGGACATCCACATGACATCCCTGGCGACACGAGCCTCCATCACTTGGTTAAGGTCGTGTTTGCCGGGCTTCTGTGCTGTAGAACTATTATTGTTCCCTTTCCCTATTCTATTCCTTGGAAGCCAGCAGTGACTTAATTTCATATTAACTTGTAAGTAAAAGACGAAATGGTGGGAATGGGAAGAGGAGGGTGGAGGGTATTTAAGGGGGTAGAGGGGTTCAGAAAGAGTCTTCTTTATATTTGGTCTAGGGCTGCTCCTCATCACTGGAGGAAGTGGGATATGACCACAGTTATATGGTCAGACATTTAACAGCAAGGACATTTAACTCCTGTCATCTTCTGAGCACACGCTGTGGAGGAGCCCACTTGAGAGCTAATCATTTGAAAGCAAGGTAGTAGTGCCCGTGGGCTTTAATAGGACCACCCTCTGCAGAAGGTGGTTAACATTCatgtctgcccctccctggcagTTGGCGGTGTTTATTTACTATGCTGTGTGGAAGCCTCAGAAACAGTGGATCACCCTGGACACAGGCATCCTGGAGAGTCCCTTTATCTACAGTCCTGAGAAGCGGGAGCAAGCCTGGAGGTTTATCTCCTATATGCTGGTCCATGCTGGGTAAGGAATGATACTAAGTTGCTGAGGTCGGAGGTGACTGCAAGTACTCATAACCCCCAACATTTGGTCGGTGCTTTATTATTGATAAGGCACTTACATGTCAATAATACTCCTGCTGTTTTGTGTCTGAGGTTTCGGGGATGTGGTTACTCGCTCCATATCACTTGGCTAAGTTGCAGAACTAGAACCTCAACCCATTCGTGCTAACTCCAAGTCCAGTGTACTTTATATTGCATTATAACTGCCGGATACTGGTATTTATATAGGGATATTAAATGAGAAGAGACCCCATCATTACTAAACCACACGTATGTTCCCCTAGTTGtttgattttgttaaaatgttccCGGTAGGATATGAAtcagtccctccctccctacccctgccacacacttaaaaagaattaattcgTGAGCGCTTTGTTGAGTGTATAATACTGTTGTCCATCTGGAATAATATGAGCAACGGGCAATGCAGTGCCTGCCTTTTAGTTATAGCTTCTTACATGCTAATAGTCCTTAATGATCTTGCTCAGAACCCAGGATTCACTATGCCCACTGCAGACAGTGAGCAGCTTGCTGGTGGCCCTGTTCAGATGAGGCCAACTTCATCTGTGTGACCTACCCAGCCCTGGACCTTGAAGGATGACTCTGGCCAGGGGCTAACTAGCCATCCATGGCAGGACACAGGGCTCAGAGGCTTGACAAATAAGGACAAAATTGCTCATTGCCCAGTTTCTATGGATACTTTCAGTTTGGTTTTTCATTTAACATGCTCTGAACAAATGTGGTTCCTGCACTCAAGGACTTTAAAATTATAAGGGTGAACAGTCAAATAGTAAGGCAAGGCCATACGGttgttacttaacttctttgtgcctcggtttccacatctgtaaaatggggtaatagtacctacctcataaggttgcTGTGATTAAATGAGACAGGGGTTACAATGTAATTTTTGTAGTAGCGGgacacatagtaggccctcacaAAGAATCCTCAAGGCTGTGTATGACAGGCCACATATGGGGTTGTAGAAGTTCAGAATGCTTCGGGCTGAAAGTAGCCAAAAAATCTAATGGGGGCCTGAACAAATGGAGGTTAATTCTTTACCAAATAAGGAGCCCCGAGGTATGTGGTTAGTTCATCAGTTTAAGGAAGCCAAGCCTCTTGGTTCTGTGCTGGCATCTCTGCTCTTCCCTTGACCTTTGTCTTGTGGTTGCAAGTTGGTGGCTGTAGCTGGGTGTTAaaagcaggaaggggaagggtaGGCCCAAGTGCTGGTGACACCCATCCCTTCCGTCAGGAAAGCAGCTCTCTTACCAGTCTCCCATCGGCCAGAGCCACGGACATGGCTACCCCTTGCAAAGTCAACATGAGCTCTTCTAGCCTCACTAGAGGACGCAGACAAGCGATAAGGAAATGGATGTGGGATTAGTTACTGTAACATAAACAGAAAGACGGAAAGATCAGAATGGGGATGGTTTCCCACATGACCTGGATCCAAGCTGGACCTGGAAGGGCAGATAAAATTTGGATGACAAAAGTTAGTATTTCTATTCCGGGTATATGACAGGATCTCATCCTTATGCCATTTCTGCTCTTGCTATTGCACAGCAGAAAGAACGCTGAGGGcgattctttggggtttttttgtcctACTGGTCACTTCGTCCTCCAGCTGTTCCCAAAGGATAGGATGGGATGGCTTCCTTTGGCTTTGTTCAAATTCACAAAGGGCACATATTTCCAAATACTCTTTATGTCTGATGTCCCCGTAAGACTAGCGCAACTGTCCTTGCTAGACTGTTTGCGCTGAATTACATGTTAACTTCTTGTGTGTCTCTGAAGATGACTTGGGCAGTGATGGTTGTGGCTGGGTGTGCACGTGGTGATGAAGGTAAGTAATCTGTTCTGTAGGCTATGCCCAGAGAGCCTCTGCTGGGTATTTGTTAATAAATTATAATGCAAAACACAATCCTGAAAGCTAATAGGAAAGCTGCTACGTGTTGTGAAAGATCCAAcacctatttcattttttaacgtTTTGGTTTAATctgaaatctcttaaaaaaaaaaaaaagtcttgtgcAGTGTAGCAACTAAATTAAGGATGACTATAATGTGGGCATGTACCAAAATACATTCAAAGATTCTCCAGAGATGCCTGTGGGGTTTGACAGGCAAAATAatatgacttttatttaaaaatatttttacctctttaaaaactagaataaaaacCACCTGCACTCAAATATGTTACATGCCAAACTGTAGTACATGGGAGATATTAACTTTAGCTAGTGTTACTGggtaaactttcttttttattctggtaaattgtcttttcaactttttaaaaaaaatattttaattatttatttgacagagagagagagagcacaagcagggggagtggcaggcagagggagagggagaagcaggctccccgctgagcaaggagcctgactcagggcttgatcccagaaccctgggatcatgacctgagccaaaggcagacgattaactgagccacccaggcacccctcaactttTTAATGTAGAACCGGGGATGGGGTTTCTCTTGCCATCTctgttttattaaagaatatcCTAAGATTGCAAGacccgttgttttttttttttttaaagattttatttatttatttgagagagagagaatgagagacagagagcacgagagggaagagggtcagagggagaagcagacccccagctgagcagggagcctgatgtgggactcgatcccgggactccaggatcatgacctgagccgaaggcagttgcttaaccaactgagcccgcCCAGGTGCCCGCAAGACCCGTTGTTTAAAAACCTATtgaaatttggggtgcctggctggctcagtcggtagctggggcgactcttgatctcggggttaagacttccagccccacgttgggtgtggagcctaccatGCGTGAATTAGGATTTTCTCAATACTGTGCAACCGAAACAAAATCAGATGCAGGGGGCTGACATAAAATGGCAATTGTCATCTAAGCCCAATTTCAAGTTTTGTTCCTTAAGCCATCCTCATCGCTGTTTGATGTTGTTAGTCACTGTTATAAACCagaacttataaaataaatgtatacttcCAAAATGTCCTTTTATCTGTTTTACATATTGAGGCTCCAtgttgagattttatttaaaaaaaaaaaagtcacctaaaaaaattagaaaatggaatTTGAACTAGAAACAATACACCAATGCCTGTTCATGTCCCAGTGAAATAACTGTGTGGGTTAGTCATAATATTTGCCTACTGTGTTTGTCTCCGCAGAGTTCAGCACCTCGTGGGGAATCTCATCATGCAGCTCGTTTTGGGTATTCCCTTGGAAATGGTCCACAAAGGCCTCCGAGTAGGGCTGGTGTACCTGGCAGGAGTGACTGCAGGTTGGTATCCTGCGGGTAACACAGAATCAGTGCCTCTGCACTCTAAGGAGGCAATGCACAAAGCAAAAGTAATAAACATTTAAGTCAAGATTTACTGCAGGGAACCTGATAAGCGTTAGAAATAAGTTAAttaggggcagctggctggctccgTCGACTCTTgatcggggtcatgagttcaagccctacattgggtgtagaaattacttaaataaataaagcttcaaaaaaaaaaaaaaaaaaagaaagaagttagcggggtgcctggctggctcagtcagaagggcaTGCTACTTTTGATGTTTAGgatggtgagtttgagccccacattgggtgtagagattacttaaaaaaaaaaaacaaaaccaaaacccaaaaaactttaaaaagtaattagagttaaaatatttgagataaGATAAGCAGATAGCATATATATTGGGTAAGTGACTTAACAGCCAGATTATGAAGGCCCAGTGTGTCAGGCTAGTGATCTTGGGAAGTCACATGAgcagatttgcttttttttcttttttttttaaagacttatttttttattttttttatttttatttattttttttttttttaaagattttatttatttatttgacagagagagacacagcgagagagggaatacaagcagggggaatgggagagggagaagcaggcttcccgcagagcagggagcccgatgcggggctcgatcccagaaccctgggatcatgacctgagccgaaggcagacgcttaacgactgagccacccaggcgccccaagacttttttttttaaagattttatttatttatttatttgagagagagaatgagatagagagagagagagcatgagagaggggagggtcagagggagaagcagactccctgctgagcagggagcccgatgcgggactcgatcccgggactccaggatcatgacctgagccgaaggcagtcgcttaaccaactgagccacccaggtgcccgagcagatttgcttttaagaaagacagcttgaggggcgcctgggtggctcagtcgttgagcgtctgtcttcggctcaggtcatgatctcggggtcctgggattgagccccgcatcgggctccctactcggcgggg
Proteins encoded in this region:
- the RHBDL2 gene encoding rhomboid-related protein 2 isoform X2, with the protein product MAADRDLEMEDMNLNMDRDMKGELEEEKEMREDRGGKDPLKNKKVHRIVSKWMLPEKVRRAYLERANCLPPPVFIISISLAELAVFIYYAVWKPQKQWITLDTGILESPFIYSPEKREQAWRFISYMLVHAGVQHLVGNLIMQLVLGIPLEMVHKGLRVGLVYLAGVTAGSLASSIFDPLRYLVGASGGVYALMGGYFMNVLVNFREMIPAFGIVRLLIIILIILSDMGFALYRRFFVPENGSPQTDLPLI
- the RHBDL2 gene encoding rhomboid-related protein 2 isoform X1; its protein translation is MAADRDLEMEDMNLNMDRDMKGELEEEKEMREDRGGKDPLKNKKVHRIVSKWMLPEKVRRAYLERANCLPPPVFIISISLAELAVFIYYAVWKPQKQWITLDTGILESPFIYSPEKREQAWRFISYMLVHAGVQHLVGNLIMQLVLGIPLEMVHKGLRVGLVYLAGVTAGSLASSIFDPLRYLVGASGGVYALMGGYFMNVLVNFREMIPAFGIVRLLIIILIILSDMGFALYRRFFVPENGSPVSFAAHIAGGFAGMSIGYTVFSCFDQALLKDPRFWVAIAAYFACVLFAVFFNIFLSPAN